One part of the Rutidosis leptorrhynchoides isolate AG116_Rl617_1_P2 chromosome 1, CSIRO_AGI_Rlap_v1, whole genome shotgun sequence genome encodes these proteins:
- the LOC139901653 gene encoding uncharacterized protein: MTQRFDFEALDKTLRDILGTKDDANRLKLFGGMPILLGGDFRQILLVIPKGKQQEVIHACINRSDLWQHCQLHTLSCIMQVNEYNYDDEHDTQKHSFNKWVLDVGEGKVQARCKDGEDEPTWIKIPNDYIVRSEKSPIETIVDTIFPDYTVRQEDEEHLRERAILTPQNDDIEQINKHMFKKLHGATMTFKSSDEICKGSTDNIEQHHAYPVEFLNKLNFPGVPPHKLKLKIGQPIMLLRNLSPSAGMCNETRLIITDFQKFVLQARIITGSHVGKMPRSTIRSPFKGH, from the exons ATGACTCAAAGGTTTGATTTCGAGGCGTTGGACAAAACCTTGCGAGACATTTTGGGCACTAAGGATGATGCAAACAGGTTGAAACTATTTGGCGGTATGCCTATCTTATTAGGAGGCGACTTTCGGCAAATCCTGCTCGTAATACCAAAAGGCAAGCAGCAAGAGGTTATTCATGCATGCATCAATAGATCGGATCTATGGCAACACTGTCAGCTGCATACACTTTCCTGCATCATGCAGGTCAACGAATACAATTATGATGATGAACATGATACCCAGAAACACTCATTCAATAAATGGGTCCTGGATGTAGGAGAAGGTAAAGTTCAAGCAAGGTGTAAAGATGGAGAAGACGAACCAACATGGATAAAGATTCCCAATGACTACATTGTCAGATCTGAAAAATCACCCATTGAAACAATTGTTGACACAATATTCCCAGATTACACTGTAAGACAAGAAGATGAAGAACATTTGCGTGAACGTGCGATCTTGACACCACAGAATGATGACATTGAAcagattaacaaacatatgttcaagaAACTCCATGGTGCAACAATGACGTTTAAAAGCTCTGATGAGATTTGCAAGGGTTCAACAGACAACATCGAACAGCACCACGCATACCCCGTAGAATTCTTAAATAAATTAAATTTCCCAGGGGTCCCTCCTCACAAGCTAAAGCTAAAAATAGGACAGCCAATTATGCTATTAAGAAACCTATCCCCGAGTGCAGGCATGTGTAATGAAACGCGTCTCATCATAACCGACTTCCAAAAGTTTGTGCTCCAAGCTAGAATAATCACTGGATCTCATGTAGGGAAAATG CCACGGTCAACTATACGTAGCCCTTTCAAGGGTCACTGA